Genomic DNA from Treponema pectinovorum:
CTTATGTCAACATTTGGAATATTCAAATTTCTGACATTTGGATTCATCTGTGTTGTTCCTTGAGTTGAACCACTAGGAAAATTCCTGTTTTGTTCACTTTGAGAACCCAACGGACTGATGAATATAAGCGAAAAACAGGCTAAAAACATAAAAGTTAAAAATCGTTTTTTTCTAGGAATAAAATCTTTTGTCATCTCGAATTACCGCCTTAAAGCCATTATTCTTCGTTTAATTTTTTCAGGCTGTCTTTTATGGATTGAGAAGTCATATTTGAATTTGCTGAATATATACTTTCGTCTGTTTTTTTATTTTGTGGCATAAAGATTTCTAAAATCTCTGAAAAAGATTTTGGCTTTTTTACTCTTTCATTTTTATCTGCATAGAGATTCATCGCATTTACAAGTTCTTTGTCATCAATTTTTCCAATAAGGTTGATATTTTGGTCGCTCACACCTATAAGATAGGCACTTTCCTGCAAGGTTATAATTTGAACAGATTTTCCGGGGCTTAAAGTTATTTGACTGACTTTTCGCAAAAAAGGATCGTTATCGTTGGCGTTCTTTACATTGCGCTTCATAAAATAAAATATTCCATACGCAAAGGCTGCAACTATGGCAAGTGCAAATATCATCCTTACAAAGAGCCAAATTGTAGAAGGCTCCTTTTGAGAAGAGAGATTTGTTGGAGAAGAATCCGTAAGTTGAATTTGAGAAGGATCTGTTGAAATATCAAAAGCAGTTGAAGATGATTGCAGAGAATTCTCTGATTTTTGAGATTCGGTATTTTGAGAATAAAATTTCTGATTAAAAAAGACAAAAAAAGAGAGTATGGCACAAAATGCCAAGAGTTTTTTATTTTTCATTTTCCCACCCAAAATATTTTATACCGCTTAAACATCCCCACGTAAAAGCGGTATAGATTAAAAGTTTTAGCGCAAATCCGAAACCCTTTCCATAGGAGAAAGAATTTCTGTTACACGAACTCCAAAGTTTTCATCGATGACTACAACTTCGCCTTTTGCAATTGGTTTGTGGTTTACGAGAATATCAACCGGTTCACCAGCAAGTTTATCAAGCTCTATGATTGTACCTTCGCCCATCCCAAGAATTTCTTTTATCTGCTTTTTTGTGCGTCCAAGTTCTACGGTCATCTCCATGTAAACATCCATGATAAGACCGATATTTCCCTGTTCTGTAGTAGAAGCTCCACCTATTAAATTTGGATATTGAACAGACTGAACGTTTGGAGTATTCATTCCCATGACCTGTCCCATAGGATTGTTTTGCATCATCATAGGCTGAGCCATACCAGGATTTTGCATTCCCATATTCATACCCATTCCCATGTTCATACCACCCATTTGCATTTGCGGTTGATTTGAAGCCATATTTCCCATCAAGTTGCCGAGGTCATTTGCATTCAACGCACCACTAGAAGGAATTGCTGAAGGTGCATCTCCACCCAAAGCAGAAATCATTCCAGATGCAACATCGCTTGAAATCGCTTCCCAAAGAACGTAATTTGTGCCGTCCAGAGTAAAAGTATATGTAAAAAGGACGAAAGTTCCCTGCGGAATGCGAACCATCGCTTTTGGAACGTGAACGCTTTCTGGTGGATTTGAAGCAAGACCAGGAAGTTTTCCATCTTTACTCAACTGGGTAATTTCTGTTCCAGTGTGATTTGAAACAACTTCAGAAATTACGGACAAAGCCATATCATCGAGTTCTGCCTGCTCTTCTTTATTTACGAGTCCTGTAATTTTTTGACTGAATTCTGGAGAAAGTATAAAAAGATGATCGCCTTTTAGCCCGACAGAAAAATCCGACATTACAGCAACAACCATCTCTGGCAATTTAGAAAGGAGCACGTCGCGATCGCAAGTTTCTACGGTAGGCTTTGCAATAGTAAATTCGCTTCCAGTCATAGAATTGAGTTTTGAGTTCAACTCGCCTTTTATCCCGTCTGCAAATTTTTCAAGCACGGCTATATCTAAGTTTACAGGCGCACCGCTTGAAGAGCCAGAAATTCCACCAATGTCTACTCCAGACAACAATGCATCAATCTCGTCCTGTGAAATAGCACCATCACTCATATGTTTCATCTCCTTCTACGGATAGTTCTTCAAAATCTTCGTTTTCGCTTCCAGCAATCTTACCGATTACTTGAACTGCCATATTTTTACCGACAACACCTGGCTGACAGTAGAATTTTTTCTTATTTCCAACGCTAAGCGTAAGCGGTTCCCCAACCCTTACAGTAGAAAGCCTTACAACATCTCCGCTTCTGAGTGCAAGCACATCGCGTATTGGCATATTTATAGTTCCCAATTCCGCAACAACATCCATATCTACGTCGGAAAGTTTTTCTTTTAAAGTTCCAAGATATTGGGTTGTAGAACTTCTTCTGACAGAAGAAAACCAGAATTGCGAAGAAAGTTTTGAAATGATTGGCTCAATAGTAAGATAAGGAATACAAAAGTTCATCATCCCTTCTTCTTCGCCAACTTTTGTTTCAAGTGTTACGAGAACTACCATTTCAGAAGGAGGTACAATTTGTGCAAACTGAGGATTTGTTTCAATCTGTCCTAGACGAGGTCTTAAATCTATAACTTGAGTCCACGCTTCCCTCATATTTGCAAGAATTCTAACTATTATTCCTTCCATTACAGACTGTTCGATATCCGTTAAGTCGCGGCTAACCTTAGCACCCTGCCCAGTTCCACCAAAAAGACGGTCTATCATGCTAAAAGTGATTGCAGGGTCAATTTCTAAAACTGCATTTCCTTTTAAAGGATCCATATTGATTACCGCAAGCGTTGTTGGAGTTGGAATTGAACGGATAAATTCTTCGTAGGTTAACTGGTCTACAGAAGCTACATGTACATGAACAAGAGAGCGTAACTGGGCAGAAAGCGAAGTTGTAGTAAGACGGGCAAAAGTTTCGTGCATGATTGAAACCGTTCTTATCTGTTCTTTTGAAAACTTGTCGGGACGTTTAAAATCATAAATTTTTATCTTGCGAGTATCGTTTACTGGCTTAAAATCGGTTGTATCCGCATCGCCAGAACTTATGGCTTGCAAGAGTTGATCAATTTCGTCTTGTGACAGGACTTCGTTCATGCCTTATCCACCTTAAAAACGCTTATCTATTGTTGAATGACATCCAACTGCATAAAGCGAACATCTTTTATCTTTGAACTGCTCAAAATGGAATCATTTATCGCATTTCTTATTTCTATACGAAGCCCCTCTTCGTTTTGAGGCCTCAATTCTTCGTAAGATTTTTGAGTAAAATACCTACGCAAGAAGTCTTTAAGTTCTACAGTCCTCTGTGTAATTTCTGTAGATGTCGCTTTATCGTCTTTTTTGTATCCCAAAACAACTTCAACATTTACAGATGCAGGATTTACATCGCTCGTTTTTGTTCTTATAGAACCAAGAGAACTATACCAATCTAAAATTTCTTTATTAGAAGAATATTCTTCTGTAACCGGAACTACAGCAACTTGGGACTGATTTCCTCCAATAATCTTCATCGTCACAACAACAACCGTAACTATCAAAATTATGGCGGCAAGACCAATTGCAATCCATTTTAGGAGTACAGGAAGAATTCCACCGAGACCTTTGCTTTTTTTAGGGCTAGAAGCTAAATCATCCCCTGCACCGTCATCGTTAAGATCTAAATCATTATCATCTGCCATAAAATTTACCCCTTTTCATTTTATCGGAATTATTCTTGTAAAAGTTAAAAAATATCTTAAAAATGTCCTTCATCAAGAATTATTATATCTACGCGACGGTTATAAGCCTGCCCTTCCTTTGTATCGTTTGAAAAAACAGGTCTTGTGTCCGCATAACCCGCAATCGAAAACTTTCTTTCATCTACGCCAAAATCCGCAAGATAATGAAGAGTATTTAAAGCCCTAGCGGCAGAAAGTTCCCAATTTGAAGGATATTTATCGTTTGCAACAGGATTAGAATCCGTATGCCCTTCTATTCTAAATCTTCTGTTTTGAATTTCGCTTTCTTGAAAAAATTTTGAAAGTTTTAGG
This window encodes:
- a CDS encoding FliO/MopB family protein — translated: MKNKKLLAFCAILSFFVFFNQKFYSQNTESQKSENSLQSSSTAFDISTDPSQIQLTDSSPTNLSSQKEPSTIWLFVRMIFALAIVAAFAYGIFYFMKRNVKNANDNDPFLRKVSQITLSPGKSVQIITLQESAYLIGVSDQNINLIGKIDDKELVNAMNLYADKNERVKKPKSFSEILEIFMPQNKKTDESIYSANSNMTSQSIKDSLKKLNEE
- the fliN gene encoding flagellar motor switch protein FliN produces the protein MSDGAISQDEIDALLSGVDIGGISGSSSGAPVNLDIAVLEKFADGIKGELNSKLNSMTGSEFTIAKPTVETCDRDVLLSKLPEMVVAVMSDFSVGLKGDHLFILSPEFSQKITGLVNKEEQAELDDMALSVISEVVSNHTGTEITQLSKDGKLPGLASNPPESVHVPKAMVRIPQGTFVLFTYTFTLDGTNYVLWEAISSDVASGMISALGGDAPSAIPSSGALNANDLGNLMGNMASNQPQMQMGGMNMGMGMNMGMQNPGMAQPMMMQNNPMGQVMGMNTPNVQSVQYPNLIGGASTTEQGNIGLIMDVYMEMTVELGRTKKQIKEILGMGEGTIIELDKLAGEPVDILVNHKPIAKGEVVVIDENFGVRVTEILSPMERVSDLR
- the fliM gene encoding flagellar motor switch protein FliM gives rise to the protein MNEVLSQDEIDQLLQAISSGDADTTDFKPVNDTRKIKIYDFKRPDKFSKEQIRTVSIMHETFARLTTTSLSAQLRSLVHVHVASVDQLTYEEFIRSIPTPTTLAVINMDPLKGNAVLEIDPAITFSMIDRLFGGTGQGAKVSRDLTDIEQSVMEGIIVRILANMREAWTQVIDLRPRLGQIETNPQFAQIVPPSEMVVLVTLETKVGEEEGMMNFCIPYLTIEPIISKLSSQFWFSSVRRSSTTQYLGTLKEKLSDVDMDVVAELGTINMPIRDVLALRSGDVVRLSTVRVGEPLTLSVGNKKKFYCQPGVVGKNMAVQVIGKIAGSENEDFEELSVEGDETYE
- a CDS encoding flagellar basal body-associated FliL family protein, which translates into the protein MADDNDLDLNDDGAGDDLASSPKKSKGLGGILPVLLKWIAIGLAAIILIVTVVVVTMKIIGGNQSQVAVVPVTEEYSSNKEILDWYSSLGSIRTKTSDVNPASVNVEVVLGYKKDDKATSTEITQRTVELKDFLRRYFTQKSYEELRPQNEEGLRIEIRNAINDSILSSSKIKDVRFMQLDVIQQ